In the genome of Pseudomonas protegens, one region contains:
- the treC gene encoding alpha,alpha-phosphotrehalase → MQDWQRSVIYQIYPKSFHSHQGQPTGDLLGVVDKLDYLQWLGVDCLWLTPFLRSPQRDNGYDISDYYAIDPSYGSMADCELLIAEAGKRGIKLMLDIVVNHTSIEHAWFQQARSSLDNPYRDFYIWRDAPNNWESKFGGSAWEYEAQTGQYYLHLFDHTQADLNWDNPQVRAEVFKMMRFWRDKGVGGFRLDVINLISKPADFPEDQSDGRRFYTDGPNVHEYLQEMHREVFAGHDLVNVGEMSSTCLEHCIRYSHPESKELSMTFNFHHLKVDYPNQQKWLRADFDFLELKRILSDWQTGMQAGGGWNALFWCNHDQPRVVSRFGDDGEHRVVSAKMLATALHLLQGTPFVYQGEELGMTNPHFERIEQYRDVETLNIHRLKREAGEDPQAIMAAIQQKSRDNGRTPMQWDAGVNAGFSSAEPWIGIPANASQINVAAQLDDQDSVLHHYRRLIALRRQEALIQHGLYRQLLPEHRQVWAYVREGDGERLLVVNNFYGAPCEVELPEAVISTGMQQRLLISNYPDHEPRSQHLHLRPYESFVLHLTL, encoded by the coding sequence ATGCAAGACTGGCAGCGTTCGGTGATCTACCAGATCTACCCGAAGAGTTTTCACAGCCACCAAGGCCAGCCCACCGGCGACCTGCTGGGCGTGGTGGACAAGCTCGACTACCTGCAATGGCTGGGGGTCGACTGCCTGTGGCTGACCCCGTTCCTGCGCTCGCCGCAACGGGACAACGGTTATGACATCAGCGACTATTACGCCATCGATCCCAGCTACGGCAGCATGGCCGACTGCGAGTTGCTGATCGCCGAAGCCGGCAAGCGCGGGATCAAGCTGATGCTGGATATCGTGGTCAACCACACCTCCATCGAGCACGCCTGGTTCCAGCAGGCCCGCAGCAGCCTGGACAACCCGTACCGGGACTTCTACATCTGGCGTGACGCGCCCAACAACTGGGAGTCCAAGTTCGGCGGCTCGGCCTGGGAGTACGAGGCTCAGACCGGGCAGTACTACCTGCACCTGTTCGATCACACCCAGGCCGATCTCAACTGGGACAACCCCCAGGTGCGCGCCGAGGTGTTCAAGATGATGCGCTTCTGGCGCGACAAGGGCGTCGGCGGCTTCCGCCTCGACGTGATCAACCTGATCTCCAAACCGGCGGATTTCCCCGAGGACCAGAGCGACGGCCGCCGCTTCTACACCGATGGCCCGAACGTTCATGAGTACTTGCAGGAAATGCATCGGGAAGTGTTCGCCGGGCACGATCTGGTGAATGTCGGCGAGATGTCCTCCACGTGTCTGGAGCACTGCATCCGCTATTCCCATCCGGAGTCGAAGGAGCTGTCGATGACCTTCAACTTCCATCACCTGAAAGTGGATTACCCCAACCAGCAGAAGTGGCTGCGGGCCGATTTCGACTTCCTCGAACTCAAGCGCATCCTCTCCGACTGGCAAACCGGCATGCAGGCCGGTGGCGGCTGGAATGCGCTGTTCTGGTGTAACCACGACCAGCCGCGAGTGGTGTCGCGCTTTGGCGACGACGGCGAACACCGGGTGGTGTCGGCGAAGATGCTGGCCACCGCTCTGCACCTGCTCCAGGGCACGCCTTTTGTCTACCAGGGCGAAGAGCTGGGCATGACCAATCCGCATTTCGAGCGCATCGAGCAGTATCGCGATGTCGAGACCCTGAACATCCACCGTCTCAAGCGCGAGGCCGGTGAAGACCCGCAGGCCATCATGGCGGCGATCCAGCAAAAATCCCGGGACAACGGACGCACGCCGATGCAGTGGGATGCCGGGGTGAATGCCGGTTTCAGCAGCGCCGAGCCGTGGATCGGGATACCGGCCAACGCCAGCCAGATCAATGTCGCGGCCCAGCTCGATGACCAGGATTCGGTGCTGCATCACTATCGTCGGCTGATCGCCTTGCGCCGCCAGGAGGCGCTGATCCAGCACGGCCTCTATCGCCAGTTGCTGCCCGAGCATCGGCAAGTCTGGGCCTATGTGCGTGAGGGCGACGGCGAGCGTCTGTTGGTGGTGAACAACTTCTATGGCGCGCCGTGCGAGGTCGAGTTGCCGGAAGCAGTGATCAGCACCGGTATGCAACAGCGCCTGCTGATCAGCAACTACCCGGACCACGAGCCGCGCAGCCAGCACTTGCACCTGCGGCCCTACGAATCCTTCGTCCTGCACCTGACCCTGTAG